A stretch of the Phycodurus eques isolate BA_2022a chromosome 15, UOR_Pequ_1.1, whole genome shotgun sequence genome encodes the following:
- the LOC133414137 gene encoding beta-1 adrenergic receptor gives MPSCERLQRARRLRLSPKVELSLADVELVESIVRALVFLAGIIGNNCLAISSIPSKASGICTNEALFINFAVSNLITNYLVDLPDAIADRWFLGEAYCGILRFCADLSETSSIFTTFFISTFWQQKPVGSLKRGGAPIKMDNVGLVLSLLAGSWATALAFSVPHFFFVSVEATNESEEDCVDVFPDAISRWTYDVIYLMLANALPLAGMLFPSGQIVVTLLKNQQRIQTPFTGPAPPRRAPSTRACPPPLPIRTPATPPEPSEPGQVRSGKPNSSSQVRAAKSVVAVASVFLVCWLTHLLLRITNNFHTSSLVVEVASYIAASYTCTMPYIFLHGLKKLTCSCKKYRGRNKQLECISTAALVHNVFILMSLSHRFDSCKGNRVKLNQIKI, from the exons ATGCCGTCCTGTGAGCGCCTCCAGCGGGCACGCCGCCTCCGGCTCAGCCCGAAGGTGGAGCTTTCACTCGCGG ACGTGGAGTTGGTCGAATCCATCGTCCGAGCGCTCGTGTTCCTGGCGGGGATCATCGGTAACAACTGCTTGGCCATCAGCTCCATCCCCTCCAAGGCATCTGGCATTTGCACCAACGAGGCGCTCTTCATCAACTTTGCGGTCTCCAACCTCATCACCAACTACCTGGTGGACCTTCCCGACGCCATCGCCGACCGCTGGTTCCTGGGTGAGGCCTACTGCGGCATTTTACGCTTCTGCGCCGACCTGTCGGAGACAAgcagcatcttcaccaccttcTTCATCAGCACCTTCTGGCAACAGAAGCCGGTGGGCTCCCTGAAGCGGGGAGGCGCCCCCATCAAGATGGACAACGTTGGCCTGGTGCTGAGCCTTCTGGCCGGCAGCTGGGCCACAGCTTTGGCCTTCAGCGTGCCGCACTTCTTCTTCGTGAGCGTGGAGGCGACCAATGAGAGCGAGGAGGACTGCGTGGACGTCTTCCCGGACGCCATCTCCAGATGGACCTACGACGTCATCTACCTGATGCTGGCCAACGCCCTGCCTCTTGCCGGGATGCTGTTCCCCAGCGGTCAGATCGTGGTGACGTTGCTGAAGAACCAGCAGCGCATCCAAA CACCGTTTACGGGCCCAGCGCCGCCTCGCCGAGCCCCGTCTACACGGGCTTGCCCGCCCCCGCTTCCTATCCGGACACCGGCAACGCCTCCGGAGCCCTCCGAGCCCGGCCAGGTGCGCTCGGGGAAGCCCAACTCCAGCTCCCAGGTGCGGGCGGCCAAAAGTGTGGTGGCGGTGGCCAGCGTGTTCCTGGTGTGCTGGCTGACTCATCTGCTGCTGCGTATCACCAACAACTTCCACACCTCCTCGCTGGTGGTGGAGGTGGCCAGCTACATCGCCGCCTCCTACACCTGCACAATGCCTTACATATTCCTGCACGGACTCAAAAAGCTCACATGCTCGTGCAAAAAATACAGGGGGAGAAATAAGCAGTTAGAGTGCATCTCAACTGCAGCTCTGGTTCACAATGTCTTTATTCTAATGTCCCTTAGTCATCGTTTCGATTCTTGCAAAGGGAACAGagtaaaattaaatcaaattaagATCTGA